A window from Zingiber officinale cultivar Zhangliang chromosome 7A, Zo_v1.1, whole genome shotgun sequence encodes these proteins:
- the LOC122002801 gene encoding clustered mitochondria protein-like: protein MAGKSNRGKNKGRALNSNSVKASETQLKPNESLTPSNNVSDSVRASHDDEHVVEELVSKSIAVPESGGNGESTNSQTVATAKQAEGDIHLYPVQVKALSGEKLELQLSPGDSVMDVRQFLLDAPETCFFTCYDLILHTRDGTSHYLEDYNEISEVADITSGGCSIEMVAALYDDRSIRSHVGRARELLSLSSFQTSLSTHLALQHESTQQKTADAAKMESAEQDGLGFMEDNNDALSDLVFSVPSKEIKCVESIVFSTFNPPPCYRRLVGDLIYMDVVSLEGNKYCITGTTRSFYVNSSTNILDPKPSKPAYEASTLVGLLQKISSKFKKGLREILDQKASAHPFEGVQSLLPPNTWLGSFPIPEHKRDPARAEEALTLSFGSELIGMQRDWNEELQSCREFPHKTLQERILRGRALYKVTCDFVDAAVKGAMGVINRCIPPINPTDPECFHMYVHNNIFFSFAVDSDLGHVTKSQEILKFNSQTVAENSTDQTSCNSLTRTFDNKLGGATTNCNLVTSKSSDVVQNPGASDISTDASAEAQISDSEQATHASANNDLKGTKAYQEADVSGLHNLAMAIVDYRGYRVVAQSIIPGILQGDKSNSLVYGSVDNGKKISWNDSFHAKVVEAAKRLHLKEHSVLDGSGNAIKLAAPVECKGIVGSDDRRYLLDLMRVTPRDANYIGPEYRFCVLRPELVASFCQVEAAERSSSSSGNTAQAAEAPNDPDTIRTDITVGTGDHLKEEECTLAPVSHSISPDEILLNPNVFTEFILAGNQEEIVADEALVRKASTYLVDIVLPKFVEDLCSLDVSPMDGQTLADTLHAHGINIRYLGKVANMVKHLPHLLDICSLEIIVRSTKHFLKDLLRESEDHDLGLAISHFFNCFIGNVLPVGSKGNLDNVQLKVQKKGLDHHSKHKYMKGQMRWNHGDFSRKNQLAHALLTSEGLWSQIKEFAQFKYQFELPEDARIRVKKIAVIRNLCQKVGITIAARRCDFDAPSPFQASDILNLQTVVKHSVPSCSEAKDLMESGKAKLAEGLLNEAYTLFSEAFSILQQVTGPLHRDVASCCRYLAMVLYHAGDMAGAIVQQHKELIINERCLGLDHPDTAHSYGNMALFYHGLNQTELALRHMSRTLRILSLSSGSDHPDVAATFINVAMMYQDIGNMKSALRYLQEALKKNERLLGPDHIQTAVCYHALAIAFNCMGAYKLSIQHESKTHDILVKQLGEEDPRTRDSENWIKTFKLREQQVNAQKQKGQAVDPASALKAIDVLKANPELVQAFQAAAKSGNSSNLVNKSLNAAVIGEALPRGRGVDERAARAVAEARKRAAARGILVRPSAAPMQPLPSLSQLVNIINSSTATDTPATVQPQSNEAEASHAQPNEPKEAANGVPIHDSSTRSPNSNGSVSKDQAPVGLGTSLASQESKKQKHKSKSTV, encoded by the exons ATGGCTGGAAAGTCCAACAGGGGTAAGAACAAGGGCCGAGCACTGAATTCTAATTCTGTCAAGGCATCAGAAACACAACTAAAACCAAATGAGTCCTTGACACCCTCAAACAATGTTTCTGATTCGGTGAGAGCTTCTCATGATGACGAACACGTGGTAGAAGAGTTAGTTAGTAAATCTATTGCAGTACCCGAGAGTGGAGGCAATGGGGAAAGCACAAATAGTCAGACAGTAGCAACAGCCAAACAGGCTGAAG GCGATATTCATCTCTATCCTGTCCAGGTCAAAGCACTTTCAGGTGAAAAACTGGAGTTACAG CTAAGCCCTGGTGATTCTGTGATGGATGTCAGACAATTTCTTCTTGATGCTCCTGAAACTTGTTTCTTTACTTGCTATGATTTGATTCTGCATACTAGAGATGGGACATCTCATTATTTAGAAGATTACAATGAAATTTCTGAAGTTGCAGACATTACTTCTGGTGGTTGCTCCATAGAGATGGTTGCTG CATTATATGATGATAGATCCATTAGATCTCATGTGGGCCGGGCCAGAGAATTGCTCTCTCTTTCTAGTTTTCAAACCTCTCTGTCAACACATCTGGCTTTGCAGCATGAAAGCACTCAACAAAAAACTGCAG ATGCTGCAAAAATGGAATCTGCAGAGCAGGATGGATTGGGATTTATGGAGGATAACAATGATGCTCTTTCTGATTTGGTCTTTTCAGTGCCTTCTAAGGAGATTAAATGTGTCGAGAGCATAGTGTTTTCTACTTTTAATCCACCTCCATGTTACAGGAG ATTAGTTGGAGATCTGATCTATATGGATGTAGTGTCACTAGAAGGAAACAAATATTGTATCACAGGAACCACTAGAAGTTTCTATGTGAATTCTAGCACAAATATTTTGGACCCCAAACCATCTAAACCTGCTTATGAGGCAAGCACTCTAGTTGGTTTGCTGCAAAAGATCAGTTCCAAGTTCAAGAAAG GTCTTCGTGAAATTTTGGACCAGAAAGCATCTGCTCATCCTTTTGAAGGTGTTCAATCACTTTTGCCCCCAAATACATGGCTAGGATCCTTTCCTATTCCAG AGCATAAAAGAGACCCAGCAAGAGCAGAGGAGGCTCTTACCCTTTCATTTGGGAGTGAACTTATTGGTATGCAGAGAGATTGGAATGAAGAGTTGCAGTCATGTCGGGAGTTTCCTCATAAAACACTGCAAGAAAG GATACTGCGGGGAAGAGCGCTTTATAAGGTAACTTGTGATTTTGTTGATGCAGCAGTAAAAGGTGCAATGGGAGTCATCAACAGATGTATTCCGCCTATTAACCCAACAGATCCTGAGTGTTTCCATAT GTATGTGCATAACAACATTTTCTTTAGTTTCGCTGTGGATTCTGACCTTGGACATGTTACCAAAAGTCAAGAGATTCTTAAGTTTAACTCTCAAACTGTTGCTGAGAACTCCACCGATCAAACTTCATGTAATTCTTTGACGAGGACCTTTGATAATAAGTTGGGTGGGGCTACTACAAACTGCAATTTGGTCACGTCCAAGAGCTCAGATGTGGTACAAAACCCAGGTGCTTCAGATATTTCAACTGATGCATCTGCTGAGGCACAGATCAGTGATAGTGAGCAGGCCACACATGCTTCTGCAAATAACGATCTTAAAGGAACAAAAGCCTACCAAGAAGCAGATGTTTCTGGACTTCATAATCTTGCAATGGCTATTGTTGATTACAGAGGCTATCGAGTGGTAGCACAG AGCATCATTCCTGGTATTCTTCAAGGTGACAAATCAAATTCCCTGGTATATGGTTCTGTTGATAATGGAAAGAAGATATCCTGGAATGACTCATTTCATGCCAAG GTTGTTGAGGCAGCCAAGCGCCTCCACTTGAAAGAACACTCTGTTTTAGATGGATCTGGAAATGCCATCAAATTAGCCGCTCCAGTTGAATGCAAGGGTATCGTAGGTAGTGATGACAG GCGCTATCTTTTGGATTTAATGAGAGTCACTCCGCGTGATGCAAATTACATTGGCCCTGAGTATCGTTTTTGTGTCTTGAGGCCTGAACTTGTTGCATCATTTTGTCAG GTTGAAGCTGCAGAGAGGTCAAGCTCTAGTTCTGGAAATACAGCACAAGCTGCAGAAGCACCAAATGACCCAGATACAATTCGTACTGATATCACA GTTGGCACGGGAGATCACTTAAAAGAGGAGGAATGTACCCTTGCACCTGTTAGTCATAGTATTTCACCTGATGAAATACTTCTGAATCCAAACGTGTTTACTGAATTTATACTGGCAGGCAACCAAGAG GAAATTGTTGCAGATGAAGCATTGGTCAGGAAAGCTAGTACTTATCTTGTTGATATAGTTCTTCCAAAGTTTGTTGAAGATCTTTGCTCGCTTGATGTCTCACCAATGGATGGTCAAACATTAGCCGACACACTCCATGCTCATGGAATTAATATACGTTACCTTGGAAAA GTTGCTAATATGGTTAAGCATTTGCCACATCTATTGGATATATGCTCTCTTGAGATTATCGTTAGGTCCACAAAGCACTTTCTAAAG GATTTACTAAGGGAATCTGAAGATCATGACCTTGGGCTGGCTATTTCTCATTTCTTTAATTGTTTCATTGGGAATGTTTTACCTGTTGGCTCAAAGGGGAATTTGGACAATGTGCAATTGAAAGTCCAAAAGAAA GGACTGGATCATCACTCAAAGCACAAGTATATGAAGGGACAAATGAGGTGGAACCATGGAGATTTTTCTAGGAAAAACCAACTGGCACATGCActtttaacttctgaaggactaTGGTCTCAAATTAAAGAGTTTGCTCAATTTAAATATCAG tttgaattaccAGAAGATGCAAGGATTCGAGTGAAAAAGATTGCAGTTATTCGTAATTTGTGCCAAAAG GTAGGGATCACAATTGCTGCAAGAAGGTGTGATTTTGATGCTCCATCACCCTTTCAAGCCTCAGATATTTTGAATCTCCAAACAGTGGTAAAGCATTCTGTTCCATCATGTTCAGAAGCAAAGGATCTAATGGAATCTGGGAAAGCAAAGTTAGCTGAG GGACTCCTCAATGAGGCTTATACGCTTTTTTCAGAAGCCTTCTCTATACTTCAACAA GTGACTGGCCCTTTGCACCGAGATGTCGCTAGCTGCTGTCG GTATTTGGCAATGGTTTTATATCATGCTGGCGATATGGCAGGTGCAATCGTCCAACAGCACAAGGAACTGATTATAAATGAGCGATGCCTTGGTCTAGATCACCCTGATACTGCCCATAG CTATGGCAACATGGCACTCTTTTATCATGGACTTAACCAGACAGAACTCGCGTTGCGTCATATGTCCCGAACGCTGCGAATACTAAGTTTATCATCGGGGTCTGATCACCCTGATGTTGCAGCAACCTTCATAAATGTTGCTATGATGTACCAGGATATTGGGAACATGAAATCTGCACTACGGTATTTGCAAGAAGCATTGAAAAAGAATGAACGGCTTCTCGGTCCTGATCATATTCAAACCGCAGTCTGTTATCATGCTCTTGCAATTGCATTTAACTGTATGGGTGCCTACAAACTTTCTATTCAG CATGAAAGCAAAACTCATGATATACTTGTTAAGCAACTCGGAGAGGAAGATCCCAGGACACGGGATTCAGAAAATTGGATAAAGACATTTAAATTACGTGAGCAGCAG GTGAATGCACAAAAGCAAAAGGGACAAGCTGTGGATCCAGCTTCTGCCTTAAAGGCTATTGATGTTTTGAAG GCAAATCCTGAGCTGGTACAAGCATTCCAAGCTGCAGCCAAATCTGGGAATTCCAGCAATTTGGTAAACAAATCTCTAAATGCAGCTGTGATTGGTGAGGCACTTCCTCGTGGAAGAGGAGTTGATGAGAGAGCCGCTCGAGCTGTTGCAGAAGCACGCAAGAGAGCTGCAGCCAGAGGCATCCTCGTACGCCCGAGCGCGGCTCCTATGCAACCATTACCCTCATTATCGCAACTTGTGAACATCATAAATTCAAGCACTGCTACCGATACCCCTGCTACTGTCCAACCGCAATCAAACGAAGCTGAAGCAAGCCATGCACAACCAAATGAACCCAAGGAGGCAGCCAATGGTGTCCCCATTCATGACAGTTCCACGAGATCTCCCAATTCAAATGGTTCGGTCAGCAAGGATCAAGCGCCAGTTGGATTGGGGACGTCGCTGGCCTCTCAAGaatcaaagaaacaaaaacacaaatCCAAATCAACAGTATGA
- the LOC122000552 gene encoding uncharacterized protein LOC122000552 yields the protein MATRPSLLLITLAVLFLSSPLDVFASRSNLGAKRMTTSTEAEAMAATKSRTGSFKKVQVMEGDEEESRRFRSVVNSAAAPGSAESSSARQVPTGPDPIHHHGGPPLGRRRRRSLQLEQ from the exons ATGGCGACCAGGCCAAGCTTGTTGCTGATTACGCTGGccgtgctcttcctctcctcgccTCTCGACGTCTTTGCTTCTCGCTCGA ATTTAGGAGCCAAGAGGATGACGACTTCGACGGAGGCGGAGGCGATGGCGGCGACGAAGAGTCGCACAGGCTCGTTCAAG AAGGTACAAGTAATGGAAGGAGATGAAGAGGAGAGTCGAAGATTCCGGTCGGTCGTGAACTCGGCGGCGGCGCCGGGCTCAGCGGAATCGTCGTCGGCGAGACAAGTGCCGACGGGACCAGACCCCATCCACCACCACGGCGGGCCTCCCCTCGGCCGGCGCCGCCGCCGTTCGCTTCAGCTAGAGCAATAG
- the LOC121999763 gene encoding uncharacterized protein LOC121999763, whose translation MKASIKFREEAPPLVRAKIPIAVLGLPFLSGFAVGAGDAFQDVRFDIATSFRVGPSLRLSYRPNDYRKPFFLVLKTGTGTLGSPSGNSPLVMSAEFGLQSGRPDFSLRLKPNFGDFSIKKVVDAAAPVNVSAESPPAVEVKVSAFCDEKNPEFVQFHAHEPIGSGKKLSGGPIDISTLATGRGGGIDGLLSGFEVSSRSILRLPKRAAVRFKWGLRVPPELRSALDDPKGPMISLSKLPLLSLSKITIERSTADAHTERKKPVATTEDTDASARALLRGDVEALRSDSILLKRALEDLRAEVGARKFTPAASAAARKEEQRGNGKPSRSTGKPESFSAEEPKKPSATIPTART comes from the coding sequence ATGAAGGCTTCGATCAAGTTCCGGGAGGAGGCGCCGCCGCTGGTGCGGGCCAAGATCCCCATCGCCGTCCTCGGCCTCCCTTTCCTCTCCGGCTTCGCCGTCGGCGCTGGCGACGCCTTCCAAGATGTCCGCTTCGACATCGCCACCTCCTTCCGCGTGGGTCCTTCCCTCCGCCTCTCTTACCGTCCCAACGATTACCGAAAGCCCTTTTTCCTCGTCCTCAAGACCGGAACCGGAACCCTAGGCTCCCCCTCCGGAAACTCCCCCCTCGTGATGTCCGCTGAGTTCGGTCTCCAGAGCGGCCGCCCCGACTTCTCCCTTCGCCTCAAGCCCAATTTCGGCGACTTCTCCATCAAAAAAGTTGTGGATGCCGCCGCGCCTGTCAACGTCTCCGCCGAGTCCCCTCCGGCCGTGGAGGTTAAGGTCTCGGCCTTCTGCGATGAGAAAAACCCCGAGTTCGTACAATTCCACGCTCACGAGCCGATCGGCTCCGGAAAGAAGCTCAGCGGCGGCCCAATCGACATATCCACTCTCGCGACCGGCCGAGGCGGCGGGATCGACGGGCTCCTCTCCGGCTTCGAGGTCAGCTCGAGGAGCATCCTCCGCCTGCCCAAACGCGCCGCCGTCCGGTTCAAGTGGGGACTTAGAGTGCCGCCGGAGCTCCGCTCCGCGCTCGACGATCCCAAAGGCCCGATGATCTCGCTGAGCAAGCTCCCGCTTCTGTCGTTGAGCAAGATCACGATAGAGCGCTCGACGGCTGACGCGCATACGGAGAGGAAGAAGCCAGTCGCCACCACCGAGGATACAGATGCCAGCGCCCGCGCCCTGCTGCGCGGGGACGTGGAGGCCCTGCGGTCCGATAGCATTCTTCTGAAGAGGGCCTTGGAGGATCTTAGGGCGGAAGTCGGAGCTCGGAAGTTCACTCCGGCAGCTTCTGCAGCAGCACGCAAGGAGGAGCAGAGAGGCAACGGCAAGCCATCGAGGAGCACGGGGAAGCCTGAGAGCTTCTCGGCGGAGGAGCCAAAGAAGCCGTCAGCGACGATCCCCACTGCAAGGACTTGA